Within Helicobacter canis, the genomic segment ATTGTATGAGAGATGTGGATAAGTCGCGCTTGTTTGGGGGCTAGGGCTTTGATAATTTCAGCGGCTTCATAGTGGCTTAGGTGGTTGCTGCTATCTTTTTTGCCATTGCTATCCACAAACGCCCCTGCATCAATGTAGCAAATATCAATGCTCTTTTGCTGTAAAAACTCTAAACTCTCTTGCGGCAGCCCCGCACAATCAGTAAGATAGGCGATATTCTCGCTTGGAGTTTGGATAAAGTAGCCAAAAGTGGGCTTTGAGTGCAGAAGTGGGATAGGCGTGAAAGTGTAGCTATCAATTGCTATGGGTGTAAATGGGCGTAGGACTTGGTAGGTGATAGATTTTGTATGCTTAAATAAATCCCCAAAGCCCTGCCTATCATCTGGTGGTAGCACGCGATATGCTGCTTACTATAGCGC encodes:
- a CDS encoding MBL fold metallo-hydrolase is translated as MLPPDDRQGFGDLFKHTKSITYQVLRPFTPIAIDSYTFTPIPLLHSKPTFGYFIQTPSENIAYLTDCAGLPQESLEFLQQKSIDICYIDAGAFVDSNGKKDSSNHLSHYEAAEIIKALAPKQARLIHISHTILESLRDIPLPFPYVL